One genomic region from Plasmodium chabaudi chabaudi strain AS genome assembly, chromosome: 7 encodes:
- a CDS encoding fam-a protein, with the protein MSKVYTPIVLFLLSIFAYANIEAFATESAPEIDKKIRFKNSHITVSVYMNKKNPETEPDLREVESPTTPTHHSNSEEIYEKNKDRLCIDPEETREAVKLMNEAADHLVHHATSEDDYELCRTSEKSNVCLYKKKHKGDIDVERIYYVAKDQNKYDEMINEIWDPDHENFLNKGSVKIVRVYNPNLVLIQQRYKKKIGSRQKYFYALVAKVEISKDKTVIVMASPNINDHNPSSEEYKNKIIENANLLKIDIDSEDDIRKGKLKKTFVNLAGYLIEKKKTHVDVIYVESIEGHASIYQAPIVGKCFDYHSLRT; encoded by the exons ATGAGTAAGGTTTATACTccaattgttttatttcttttaagcATTTTCGCATATGCGAATATTGAAGCCTTTGCAACTGAGTCTGCTCCAGaaatagataaaaaaatcagaTTCAAAAATAGTCATATTAC tGTCTCagtatatatgaataaaaaaaacccTGAAACTGAACCGGATCTAAGAGAAGTTGAAAGCCCCACCACCCCAACTCATCATTCTAA TTCagaagaaatatatgaaaaaaacaaggATCGATTATGTATAGATCCCGAAGAAACTAGAGAAGCAGTCAAACTTATGAACGAAGCTGCAGATCATTTAGTACACCATGCTACAAGTGAAGATGATTATGAATTATGTAGAACAAGTGAAAAATCTAATGTAtgcttatataaaaaaaaacataaaggCGATATAGATGTTGAAAGAATTTATTATGTAGCTAAGGATCAGAATAAG TATGATGAAATGATAAACGAAATATGGGATCCCGAtcatgaaaattttttaaataaaggcTCTGTTAAAA ttGTCCGTGTGTACAATCCCAATTTAGTATTGATACAACAAcgttacaaaaaaaaaattggatcCCGtcagaaatatttttatgctttAGTTGCAAAGGTTGAA aTATCAAAAGACAAAACTGTAATTGTCATGGCTTCaccaaatataaatgatcaCAACCCCTCCAgtgaagaatataaaaacaaaatcatAGAAAAcgcaaatttattaaaaattgacATTGATTCTGAAGATGATAttagaaaaggaaaattaaaaaaaacgttCGTTAACTTAGCTGGATAccttattgaaaaaaaaaagacgcATGTTGATGTTATCTATGTCGAATCT aTTGAGGGACACGCTTCCATTTATCAGGCACCCATTGTTGGAAAATGTTTTGATTATCATTCCCTTCGtacataa